From one Desulfobaculum bizertense DSM 18034 genomic stretch:
- a CDS encoding MarC family protein yields MELSSMIQSIFELAFPLFLIMDPIGNGAISLSILKDHSPARQRAIILRECIFALLIILTFQYLGEGLLSLLDIGQSTLRIAGGAILFVISMKMVFPPANGESAEPAVSDPFIVPLAVPLIAGPSLLAAVMVYAHRGDTTTLLLPSIVIAWSATLIIMLLMPLLSRVLGPKGLRAAERLMGLILILMSFQMLEDGIKLFIESLG; encoded by the coding sequence ATGGAACTTTCGAGTATGATACAGAGCATTTTTGAACTAGCATTTCCGTTGTTTTTAATCATGGACCCGATTGGGAACGGAGCTATTTCTCTTTCGATCCTGAAAGATCACTCACCTGCGCGCCAGCGGGCAATCATACTGCGGGAGTGCATCTTTGCTCTGCTTATCATCCTGACATTCCAGTACCTAGGAGAAGGTCTCCTAAGCTTGCTGGACATTGGCCAGTCCACCCTGCGCATTGCGGGTGGAGCGATTCTGTTTGTCATTTCCATGAAAATGGTCTTTCCGCCAGCAAATGGAGAAAGCGCAGAACCTGCGGTCTCTGATCCTTTTATTGTCCCGCTCGCGGTTCCGCTCATTGCTGGCCCGTCACTGCTGGCGGCAGTCATGGTCTACGCACACCGAGGTGACACAACGACCCTGCTGCTGCCGTCTATTGTCATCGCCTGGAGCGCAACGCTTATTATCATGCTTCTTATGCCGCTGCTGTCGAGAGTGCTTGGCCCTAAAGGACTACGTGCAGCAGAGCGGCTCATGGGACTTATCCTTATACTCATGTCGTTCCAAATGCTCGAAGACGGAATAAAGCTCTTTATTGAATCGCTCGGCTAA
- a CDS encoding MFS transporter, giving the protein MNRTQKMALLSAVSLMLLMGCAVDIMLASLPDLARNFAVSAAECKALVFMYLLAYGATQAFSGVISDSVGRRPLVIASTLLFTFASFIAPFADSITQLHIIRIVQGFCAGWFGVVGRTLIGDVFEGREYDKNLSTIAMTWAIGPIVAPTIGGYLQEYFGWEANFIVLGCISGGAFLFTLFFLPETLRYKHALDVRSVLKRYKVVLSDKIFWSYSLSAGWLYGLTTAFGVVSTFVVQNILHKSASTYGTMSLMLGVAWFVGQAIYKRFFITRSDMARRRMLTLSQGGILVLLCLVAGLSFELPQSLWMVYAIPATGYMVTACALTYAFTKALEQNKEYSGSVNSLYGCVVSIMSGLAPALASHISPSILTLLALFAALTVLSMIFRAHAVRSEQKKYAAFAG; this is encoded by the coding sequence ATGAACCGAACACAAAAAATGGCACTGCTCAGCGCTGTTTCGCTGATGCTGCTTATGGGGTGCGCTGTTGACATCATGCTCGCATCCCTTCCTGATCTTGCCCGGAATTTTGCTGTTAGCGCAGCAGAATGCAAGGCTCTCGTCTTCATGTACCTTCTGGCCTACGGCGCAACACAGGCATTTTCTGGCGTCATCTCTGACTCCGTTGGACGCCGTCCTCTTGTCATTGCCAGCACACTTCTTTTTACTTTTGCGAGCTTCATCGCGCCCTTTGCAGATTCCATCACCCAACTCCATATCATCCGCATCGTGCAGGGTTTCTGCGCGGGCTGGTTTGGCGTCGTGGGGCGAACCCTGATTGGCGACGTCTTCGAAGGCCGGGAATACGACAAAAATCTTTCCACCATTGCCATGACCTGGGCCATTGGTCCCATTGTTGCGCCAACCATCGGCGGCTATCTGCAAGAATACTTTGGCTGGGAAGCAAATTTCATAGTGCTTGGCTGCATTAGTGGCGGAGCGTTCCTGTTTACACTCTTCTTCCTTCCGGAAACCCTGCGCTATAAACACGCGCTTGACGTCCGAAGCGTGCTCAAACGCTATAAGGTCGTGCTCTCTGACAAAATTTTCTGGAGCTATTCCCTGTCCGCAGGCTGGCTCTATGGACTGACCACGGCATTCGGCGTTGTGTCGACCTTTGTCGTACAAAATATCCTGCACAAAAGTGCATCCACATACGGCACAATGAGCCTTATGCTTGGTGTCGCATGGTTTGTGGGACAGGCCATTTATAAACGCTTTTTTATTACGCGAAGCGACATGGCCCGCCGACGAATGCTGACACTCAGCCAGGGGGGAATTCTTGTGCTCCTGTGCCTTGTTGCAGGACTGAGTTTTGAGCTGCCACAGAGCCTGTGGATGGTCTACGCTATTCCGGCAACAGGCTACATGGTCACAGCCTGCGCCCTGACCTATGCATTTACCAAGGCTTTGGAACAGAACAAAGAATACAGCGGTTCTGTCAACAGCCTGTACGGATGTGTGGTGTCAATTATGTCGGGCCTTGCTCCGGCGCTAGCCTCGCACATTTCCCCCTCTATCCTGACCCTGCTTGCCCTGTTCGCAGCCCTCACAGTCCTGTCCATGATCTTCCGCGCTCATGCAGTCCGCTCTGAGCAGAAAAAATATGCGGCTTTTGCAGGCTAA